In Anopheles gambiae chromosome 2, idAnoGambNW_F1_1, whole genome shotgun sequence, a single window of DNA contains:
- the LOC1273855 gene encoding protein SEC13 homolog, with protein MVSVLNTIDTGHEDMIHCADVDYYGLRLATCSSDNSVKIFDIKNGAQTLAADLKGHGGPVWQVAWGHPRYGNVLASCSYDRKVIVWKEAGPGDWTKWYEYSNHDSSVNSVAWAPAEYGLVLACGSSDGSISILTANVEAGTWDCKKIPNAHTIGCNTVSWCPATVPEPAFDQRPSKTNLAVKRLVSGGCDNAIKIWKEDGDRWEEEKRLELHSDWVRDVAWAPSVGMPRHQIASCSQDRRVVIWTSDDLANWQPAVLHNFDDVVWNVSWSLTGNILGVSGGDNKVSLWKETAEGQWICISEDTNSASTGAAAQNNFIPEQRTL; from the coding sequence ATGGTATCCGTGCTCAACACGATCGATACCGGCCACGAGGACATGATCCACTGTGCCGATGTAGATTACTACGGGCTCCGGTTGGCCACCTGCTCGTCGGACAATTCGGTCAAAATTTTCGACATCAAGAACGGTGCCCAGACGCTGGCGGCCGACCTGAAGGGCCACGGCGGTCCGGTGTGGCAGGTGGCCTGGGGCCACCCCCGGTACGGTAACGTGCTGGCCTCCTGCTCGTACGACCGCAAGGTGATCGTGTGGAAGGAGGCCGGCCCGGGCGACTGGACCAAGTGGTACGAGTACAGCAACCACGACTCGTCGGTAAATTCGGTCGCCTGGGCACCGGCCGAGTACGGGCTGGTGCTGGCGTGCGGTAGCTCCGACGGTTCGATCTCGATCCTGACCGCCAACGTGGAGGCCGGCACGTGGGACTGCAAGAAAATCCCGAACGCGCACACGATCGGCTGCAACACGGTCAGCTGGTGTCCGGCGACCGTCCCCGAGCCGGCGTTCGATCAGCGCCCGAGCAAGACGAACCTCGCGGTGAAGCGGCTGGTGTCGGGCGGGTGCGACAACGCGATCAAGATCTGGAAGGAGGACGGCGACCGCTGGGAGGAGGAGAAGCGGCTCGAACTGCACTCGGACTGGGTGCGCGATGTGGCGTGGGCACCGAGCGTCGGTATGCCGCGGCACCAGATCGCCAGCTGCTCGCAGGACCGGCGGGTCGTGATCTGGACGAGCGACGATCTGGCGAACTGGCAGCCGGCCGTCCTGCACAACTTCGACGACGTCGTGTGGAACGTGAGCTGGTCGCTGACGGGCAACATTTTGGGCGTGTCCGGCGGCGACAACAAGGTCAGTCTGTGGAAGGAAACGGCCGAGGGCCAGTGGATCTGCATCAGCGAGGACACGAACAGTGCGTCCACCGGGGCGGCGGCTCAGAACAACTTCATCCCGGAACAGCGAACACTGTAA
- the LOC1273854 gene encoding superkiller complex protein 2, whose amino-acid sequence MSFDPTWLKEPPPIVEDTEDLLRAFILEPKIPIHEPKPYFEPRHPSFDQLYDIPHAPISTRIVPDRCPETGKVLDFIETQVQNAGSTAKNSMSLQREPTESIDSARGSASYFPFWPGGFDEPESVLAGLVPSPLFETDLKSCPPGFATGVEFEAPPTGTDGARATEDSGKSGMVDLLSAIASEEAFVELLPEGLQTKLSTNDQSTQGTQQEPLPAGIDEEEGLLAVTGEQEAGEQVLKISTVTNNALQSAEWAEMLDISKPVDDFYVKIPTMAHRFPFELDIFQKQAILKLEEHSHVFVAAHTSAGKTVVAEYAIALSKKHMTKTIYTSPIKALSNQKYRDFKTTFQDVGLITGDIQIDPTASCLIMTTEILRSMLYCGSDITRDLEYVIFDEVHYITDSDRGHVWEEVLILLPDHVCIVMLSATVPNTIEFANWVGKTKKKRVWVVSTAKRPVPLEHYLYTGFGGKSKDDSFLIVNAQSQFVQDGYRRAKESYEAKQAKSTGRRTNGPYSQRQEQTLWVGLIDHLQKKEKLPVVAFTLSRNRCDNNAEALMSCDLTTAREKYAITSFFQQCLQRLVPADRVLPQVQQIQSCLERGIGIHHSGILPILKEIVEMLFARGLVKILFATETFAMGVNMPARTVIFDSTRKFDGQAFRPLQPSEYTQMAGRAGRRGLDKTGTVIILCKQNLPLDGELKTMILGKPVRLESQFRLTYAMMLYLLRVELVSVENMMLHSFREFDKRQQMPQSKLELNQVQEKMSALSKLSDHLQPLCEFYEAASEYLNLRNELLPKQLCQPKAINELKVGRVVVVTDEHHYNKLGILLSVSVQSHKELKLVVLVLDHCASGKTQPASPETLNRGPLWHQMLSLALPYQTFLPEGVGGHAVLTLAPVNLIELTKHTIKCDANGIIRSWEYRLIPRFRDAPPSQSTIEAVAALAELNATVVQAGSVAGTLELVRFPRDLTNLELTQQLQVAQGRLNRWLPYTGMADFEHEFAVVYDRKQLERKLDELKYQASYESLSLYPDYCRKLQVLQELKYIDDMQQVAMKGRVACEMGQNELMITELVMRNILTDLQPAEIAALLSSLVFQAKSDVTPKLTETLQKAEAQFREVENDIRLVERQYGVTDVCKKEELNFGLTEVVYEWARNKPFAEIMLLTDIKEGIIVRCIQQLNETLCNVKDAARIIGDPVLHSKMEEASNAIKRDIVFAASLYTSSTPIVIGEV is encoded by the exons ATGAGTTTCGAT CCGACCTGGTTAAAGGAACCGCCGCCGATCGTGGAAGACACGGAAGACCTGCTGCGCGCCTTTATTCTCGAGCCGAAAATCCCCATCCACGAGCCCAAACCGTACTTCGAACCGCGCCATCCCTCCTTCGACCAGCTGTACGACATTCCGCACGCACCGATCAGCACCCGGATCGTGCCGGACCGCTGCCCGGAGACGGGAAAGGTGCTGGACTTTATCGAAACGCAGGTGCAGAATGCGGGCTCGACGGCCAAAAACTCCATGTCGCTGCAGCGCGAACCGACCGAATCGATCGATTCGGCCCGTGGTTCCGCCTCGTACTTTCCCTTCTGGCCGGGAGGGTTCGACGAGCCGGAAAGTGTGCTGGCCGGACTAGTACCCAGCCCGCTGTTTGAGACGGATTTGAAATCGTGCCCGCCCGGGTTCGCTACCGGTGTTGAGTTTGAGGCACCGCCCACCGGGACGGACGGTGCGCGCGCGACGGAAGACAGCGGGAAGAGCGGTATGGTCGATCTGCTGTCCGCGATTGCCAGCGAGGAAGCGTTCGTCGAGCTGCTGCCCGAAGGGTTGCAAACGAAACTGTCCACCAACGACCAGTCAACGCAGGGCACACAGCAAGAACCACTGCCGGCGGGTatcgacgaggaggagggTCTGCTGGCGGTGACCGGTGAGCAGGAGGCCGGCGAACAGGTGCTGAAAATTTCCACCGTCACCAACAACGCGCTCCAGAGCGCCGAGTGGGCCGAGATGCTGGACATTTCGAAACCGGTGGACGATTTCTACGTGAAAATCCCCACCATGGCGCACCGGTTCCCGTTCGAGCTGGACATCTTCCAGAAGCAGGCGATCCTGAAGCTGGAGGAGCACAGCCACGTGTTCGTGGCGGCGCACACGTCCGCCGGCAAGACGGTCGTGGCGGAGTACGCGATCGCCCTGTCGAAAAAGCACATGACCAAAACGATCTACACGTCCCCGATCAAGGCACTGTCGAACCAGAAGTATCGCGACTTCAAGACCACCTTCCAGGACGTCGGGCTGATCACCGGGGACATACAGATCGATCCGACCGCGTCCTGCCTCATCATGACGACCGAGATCCTGCGCTCGATGCTGTACTGCGGCAGCGACATTACGCGCGACCTCGAGTACGTCATCTTCGACGAGGTGCACTACATCACCGACTCCGACCGGGGGCACGTGTGGGAGGAGGTGCTGATCCTGCTGCCCGACCACGTCTGCATCGTGATGCTGAGCGCCACCGTGCCGAACACGATCGAGTTCGCCAACTGGGTGGgcaagacgaagaagaagcgcGTGTGGGTCGTCAGCACGGCCAAGCGGCCGGTCCCGCTCGAGCACTACCTGTACACCGGGTTTGGCGGCAAGTCGAAGGACGACTCGTTCCTGATCGTGAACGCGCAGAGCCAGTTCGTGCAGGACGGGTACCGGCGGGCGAAGGAAAGCTACGAGGCGAAGCAGGCGAAAAGCACGGGCCGCCGGACCAACGGCCCCTACAGCCAGCGGCAGGAGCAAACCCTGTGGGTCGGGCTGATCGATCATCtgcagaagaaggagaaacTGCCGGTGGTTGCGTTCACGCTGTCGCGCAACCGGTGCGACAACAACGCGGAAGCGCTCATGTCGTGCGATCTGACGACGGCGCGCGAGAAGTACGCCATCACGTCGTTCTTCCAGCAGTGCCTGCAGCGGCTGGTGCCGGCCGACCGTGTGCTGCCGCAGGTGCAGCAGATCCAGAGCTGCCTCGAGCGGGGCATCGGCATCCATCACAGCGGCATCCTGCCCATCCTGAAGGAGATCGTGGAGATGCTGTTTGCCCGCGGGCTCGTGAAGATACTGTTCGCGACGGAGACGTTTGCGATGGGCGTTAACATGCCCGCGCGCACCGTCATCTTTGACAGTACGCGCAAGTTCGATGGGCAGGCGTTCCGGCCGCTGCAACCGTCCGAGTACACGCAGATGGCGGGCCGGGCCGGGCGGCGCGGTCTCGACAAGACCGGCACGGTCATCATCCTGTGCAAGCAGAACCTGCCGCTCGATGGCGAGCTGAAGACGATGATACTCGGCAAGCCGGTCCGGCTGGAGTCGCAGTTCCGGCTGACGTACGCGATGATGCTGTACCTGTTGCGGGTGGAGCTGGTCTCGGTGGAGAACATGATGCTGCACAGCTTCCGGGAGTTCGACAAGCGCCAGCAGATGCCCCAGAGCAAGCTGGAGCTGAACCAGGTGCAGGAGAAGATGTCCGCGCTGAGCAAGCTGAGCGATCATCTGCAGCCGCTGTGCGAGTTTTACGAAGCGGCCAGCGAGTACCTTAACCTTCGGAATGAGCTGCTC CCCAAGCAGCTGTGCCAACCGAAGGCAATCAACGAGCTTAAGGTAGGCCGCGTTGTCGTGGTAACGGACGAGCACCACTACAACAAGCTCGGCATACTGCTCTCCGTCTCGGTGCAGTCGCACAAAGAGCTGAAGCTGGTCGTGCTGGTGCTGGATCATTGCGCGAGTGGCAAAACCCAGCCGGCATCGCCGGAAACGCTCAACCGGGGACCGCTCTGGCATCAGATGCTGTCGCTCGCCCTGCCCTACCAAACCTTCCTGCCCGAGGGTGTCGGTGGCCACGCCGTGCTTACCCTCGCTCCGGTGAATTTGATCGAGCTGACCAAGCACACGATCAAGTGCGACGCGAACGGTATCATCCGCAGCTGGGAGTATCGGCTCATACCGCGGTTCCGCGATGCGCCCCCGTCCCAGTCGACGATCGAGGCCGTCGCTGCGCTGGCCGAGCTGAATGCGACGGTGGTGCAGGCCGGGTCCGTCGCTGGCACGCTCGAGCTGGTTCGGTTCCCGCGCGATCTAACCAATCTCGAGCTAACGCAGCAGCTGCAGGTAGCCCAGGGCCGGCTGAACCGTTGGCTGCCGTACACTGGGATGGCCGACTTTGAGCACGAGTTTGCTGTGGTGTACGATCGCAAGCAGCTCGAGCGGAAGCTGGACGAGCTCAAGTACCAGGCGTCGTACGAAAGTCTCTCGCTGTACCCGGACTACTGCCGGAAGCTGCAGGTGCTGCAGGAGCTCAAGTACATCGACGATATGCAGCAAG TGGCAATGAAGGGCCGTGTCGCTTGCGAGATGGGTCAGAACGAGCTGATGATAACGGAGCTGGTGATGCGCAACATACTGACCGATCTGCAGCCGGCCGAAATCGCTGCCCTGCTCTCCAGCCTGGTGTTTCAAGCGAAATCGGACGTCACTCCCAAGCTCACCGAGACGCTCCAAAAG GCCGAGGCCCAGTTCCGCGAGGTGGAAAACGACATCCGGCTGGTGGAGCGCCAGTACGGCGTGACGGATGTGTGCAAAAAGGAGGAGCTCAACTTTGGCCTGACCGAGGTGGTGTACGAGTGGGCGCGCAACAAACCGTTCGCCGAAATTATGCTGCTGACCGACATCAAGGAGGGCATTATCGTGCGCTGCATCCAGCAGCTGAACGAGACGCTGTGCAATGTGAAGGACGCGGCGCGCATCATTGGCGATCCGGTGCTGCACAGCAAGATGGAGGAAGCGTCCAACGCGATCAAGCGCGACATCGTGTTTGCGGCCAGTCTGTACACCTCCAGCACACCGATCGTGATTGGGGAAGTGTAA
- the LOC1273856 gene encoding 5-aminolevulinate synthase, erythroid-specific, mitochondrial isoform X2 produces MPCPFLTRLSTSYVRNYAPALLKTYGAQCPVVQRTISTLQGGAPAAGGAVGSGAQETPTTTVKKDASTEARRNLSSMQQPHPVQQQPAAGNKCPFLSTAAPHVKKLGAESVEIPAERTFQYEDFFHEQILRKKQDHSYRVFKKVNRLAADGQFPRALEYSWGERPITVWCSNDYLGMSCHPEVKRAVADALETYGTGAGGTRNISGNSMNHENLERRLAELHQKESALLFTSCFVANDSTLFTLAKALPGCHIFSDAGNHASMIQGIRNSGVPKHIFRHNDPAHLRELLQRVDRSLPKIVAFETVHSMSGAVCPLEELCEIAHEYGALTFVDEVHAVGLYGEHGAGIGEREGQLHNMDIISGTLGKAFGNVGGYIAGTALLIDMIRSYAAGFIFTTSLPPTVLCGALKAVDILASEEGRELRARHQSNVRYLRKRLQEEGFPVEHTPSHIIPVKIGNPQQCTELSDRMIQRFGHYVQAINYPTVARGEEKLRLAPTPHHTRAMMDELVRDMKVVWQDLKMPLGGKHCPEECAFCRKPLLFDRFEARTQAGASSCAQELHCQIPNCPQIAAVAN; encoded by the coding sequence ATGCCTTGCCCGTTCCTGACCCGTCTCAGCACGAGCTACGTGCGCAACTATGCGCCGGCCCTGCTCAAAACGTACGGTGCCCAGTGTCCGGTGGTGCAGCGCACCATCTCCACCCTGCAGGGTGGTGCACCGGCGGCCGGCGGTGCGGTTGGTTCCGGCGCCCAGGAGacgcccaccaccaccgtcaagAAGGATGCGTCGACCGAGGCCCGGCGCAACCTGAGCTCGATGCAGCAGCCGCAtccggtgcagcagcagccggccgCCGGGAACAAGTGTCCGTTCCTGAGCACGGCCGCACCGCACGTGAAGAAGCTCGGCGCGGAAAGCGTGGAGATACCGGCGGAACGCACGTTCCAGTACGAGGACTTCTTCCACGAGCAGATCCTGCGCAAGAAGCAGGACCACTCGTACCGGGTGTTCAAGAAGGTGAACCGGCTGGCCGCCGACGGGCAGTTCCCGCGGGCGCTCGAGTACTCCTGGGGCGAGCGGCCGATTACGGTGTGGTGCTCGAACGACTACCTCGGCATGTCGTGCCATCCGGAGGTGAAGCGGGCGGTCGCCGACGCGCTCGAAACGTACGGCACCGGGGCGGGCGGTACGCGCAACATTTCCGGCAACTCGATGAACCACGAAAACCTGGAGCGCCGGCTGGCCGAGCTGCACCAGAAGGAGAGCGCGCTGCTCTTCACCTCCTGCTTCGTGGCGAACGATTCGACGCTGTTCACGCTGGCGAAGGCGCTGCCCGGCTGTCACATCTTTTCCGACGCCGGCAACCACGCCTCGATGATACAGGGCATCCGCAACAGTGGCGTGCCGAAGCACATCTTCCGCCACAACGATCCGGCGCATCTGCgcgagctgctgcagcgcgTCGACCGGTCGCTGCCGAAGATTGTCGCGTTCGAGACGGTCCACTCGATGTCGGGCGCGGTCTGTCCGCTGGAGGAGCTGTGCGAGATCGCGCACGAGTACGGTGCGCTAACGTTCGTGGACGAGGTGCACGCGGTCGGGCTGTACGGTGAGCATGGGGCGGGAATCGGTGAGCGGGAGGGCCAGCTGCACAACATGGACATCATTTCCGGCACGCTCGGGAAGGCGTTCGGCAACGTCGGCGGGTACATTGCCGGGACGGCGCTGCTGATTGACATGATCCGGTCGTATGCGGCCGGGTTTATCTTTACCACCTCGCTGCCACCGACCGTGCTGTGCGGTGCGCTGAAGGCGGTCGACATTCTCGCGTCGGAGGAGGGCCGCGAGCTGCGCGCCCGCCACCAGTCGAACGTGCGCTATCTGCGCAAGCGGCTGCAGGAGGAGGGCTTCCCGGTGGAGCATACGCCGAGCCACATCATTCCGGTGAAGATCGGCAATCCGCAGCAGTGCACCGAGCTGTCGGACCGCATGATCCAGCGCTTCGGGCATTACGTGCAGGCGATCAACTATCCGACGGTGGCGCGCGGTGAGGAGAAGCTTCGGCTGGCTCCGACGCCTCACCATACGCGCGCCATGATGGACGAGCTGGTGCGCGACATGAAGGTGGTCTGGCAGGATCTCAAGATGCCGCTGGGCGGCAAACACTGCCCGGAGGAGTGTGCCTTCTGCCGGAAGCCGCTGCTGTTCGATCGCTTCGAGGCGCGCACGCAGGCTGGCGCGTCCAGCTGCGCCCAGGAGCTCCACTGCCAGATACCGAACTGCCCGCAGATCGCTGCCGTGGCcaattag
- the LOC3290763 gene encoding cell growth regulator with RING finger domain protein 1 produces MSAFSTLTFSAAEITNLLPLTAVIVCIGATIMFLIKAAVILRVQADDVLRPSNVTQQNHNVHVPRLKMTRVHIPFTVRLLDAGNNSFDEVRLAVSSQVKYSLQAFWGVSIRELHVSLWRTWNDLRDASNSHIVDSSYCQQLATNVRCCQPHTEHVITLQSPKPPLILGAPPRLAYPLVVFMIRETEPEELLHPDETVILVNVVHLRDPVCPLPTSILAQYLKQASGQLSCLKQLYLATGDPMTADEAASSAANGAGQSGNGGGGTGSTTSTTGTGTTVPTGTLSLAEPVACAGNNEPLLCSDSAPRDCPVGEQLCVVCHYFPLSRALLPCRHTCICAVCFSKLDRCPMCRATISSYFCIRTEEYLPANSTNELKVNGKPKGTVHWLDALNDRLTDFLGFR; encoded by the exons ATGAGTGCGTTTAGTACGTTAACATTTTCGGCGGCAGAAATCACCAACCTGCTGCCGCTGACAGCGGTGATCGTGTGCATCGGTGCCACCATCATGTTCCTGATCAA GGCCGCCGTGATACTTCGAGTGCAGGCCGATGACGTGTTAAGGCCGTCGAACGTAACGCAGCAGAACCATAACGTGCATGTACCGCGCCTCAAAATGACCCGCGTCCACATACCGTTCACTGTCCGGCTGCTCGACGCGGGAAACAATTCGTTCGACG AGGTACGGCTAGCGGTGTCCAGTCAGGTGAAGTACTCGCTGCAAGCGTTCTGGGGCGTCTCCATCCGCGAGCTGCATGTGTCGCTGTGGCGCACGTGGAACGACCTGCGGGACGCATCGAATTCGCACATCGTCGACTCCAGCTACTGTCAGCAACTGGCAACTAACGTAAG ATGCTGCCAACCGCACACGGAACATGTCATCACGCTACAGTCCCCGAAGCCACCGCTGATCCTGGGCGCACCGCCCCGACTCGCCTACCCGCTGGTGGTGTTTATGATCCGTGAAACGGAACCGGAGGAGCTGCTGCATCCGGACGAGACG gTAATTCTGGTAAATGTCGTCCATTTGCGGGATCCGGTCTGTCCACTGCCGACGTCTATTTTGGCCCAGTACTTGAAGCAGGCGAGCGGTCAACTATCTTGCTTAAAG CAACTCTACCTGGCCACCGGTGATCCCATGACGGCGGACGAAGCAGCGAGCAGCGCCGCGAATGGCGCTGGCCAATCGGGCAATGGCGGTGGCGGTACgggcagcaccaccagcaccaccggaACGGGCACCACCGTCCCGACCGGTACACTGTCGCTGGCGGAACCGGTAGCCTGCGCTGGCAATAATGAGCCGCTGCTCTGTTCCGACTCGGCGCCGCGCGACTGCCCGGTCGGGGAGCAGCTGTGCGTCGTGTGCCATTACTTTCCACTTTCCCGGGCGCTGCTACCGTGCCGACATACGTGCATCTGTGCAGTTTGCTTCT CCAAACTGGACCGGTGTCCGATGTGTCGGGCCACGATATCGAGCTACTTCTGCATACGAACCGAGGAATATCTGCCGGCTAATTCGACAAACGAGCTTAAGGTCAACGGCAAACCGAAAGGAACCGTTCACTGGCTGGACGCGCTTAACGATCGGCTAACCGATTTTCTGGGCTTTCGGTga
- the LOC1273856 gene encoding 5-aminolevulinate synthase, erythroid-specific, mitochondrial isoform X1: MMQLFNLTTTSLFVARTVSSIKKMPCPFLTRLSTSYVRNYAPALLKTYGAQCPVVQRTISTLQGGAPAAGGAVGSGAQETPTTTVKKDASTEARRNLSSMQQPHPVQQQPAAGNKCPFLSTAAPHVKKLGAESVEIPAERTFQYEDFFHEQILRKKQDHSYRVFKKVNRLAADGQFPRALEYSWGERPITVWCSNDYLGMSCHPEVKRAVADALETYGTGAGGTRNISGNSMNHENLERRLAELHQKESALLFTSCFVANDSTLFTLAKALPGCHIFSDAGNHASMIQGIRNSGVPKHIFRHNDPAHLRELLQRVDRSLPKIVAFETVHSMSGAVCPLEELCEIAHEYGALTFVDEVHAVGLYGEHGAGIGEREGQLHNMDIISGTLGKAFGNVGGYIAGTALLIDMIRSYAAGFIFTTSLPPTVLCGALKAVDILASEEGRELRARHQSNVRYLRKRLQEEGFPVEHTPSHIIPVKIGNPQQCTELSDRMIQRFGHYVQAINYPTVARGEEKLRLAPTPHHTRAMMDELVRDMKVVWQDLKMPLGGKHCPEECAFCRKPLLFDRFEARTQAGASSCAQELHCQIPNCPQIAAVAN, encoded by the exons ATGATGCAG CTCTTCAATCTAACCACCACCTCCCTGTTCGTTGCCCGCACGGTAAGCAGCATTAAGAAGATGCCTTGCCCGTTCCTGACCCGTCTCAGCACGAGCTACGTGCGCAACTATGCGCCGGCCCTGCTCAAAACGTACGGTGCCCAGTGTCCGGTGGTGCAGCGCACCATCTCCACCCTGCAGGGTGGTGCACCGGCGGCCGGCGGTGCGGTTGGTTCCGGCGCCCAGGAGacgcccaccaccaccgtcaagAAGGATGCGTCGACCGAGGCCCGGCGCAACCTGAGCTCGATGCAGCAGCCGCAtccggtgcagcagcagccggccgCCGGGAACAAGTGTCCGTTCCTGAGCACGGCCGCACCGCACGTGAAGAAGCTCGGCGCGGAAAGCGTGGAGATACCGGCGGAACGCACGTTCCAGTACGAGGACTTCTTCCACGAGCAGATCCTGCGCAAGAAGCAGGACCACTCGTACCGGGTGTTCAAGAAGGTGAACCGGCTGGCCGCCGACGGGCAGTTCCCGCGGGCGCTCGAGTACTCCTGGGGCGAGCGGCCGATTACGGTGTGGTGCTCGAACGACTACCTCGGCATGTCGTGCCATCCGGAGGTGAAGCGGGCGGTCGCCGACGCGCTCGAAACGTACGGCACCGGGGCGGGCGGTACGCGCAACATTTCCGGCAACTCGATGAACCACGAAAACCTGGAGCGCCGGCTGGCCGAGCTGCACCAGAAGGAGAGCGCGCTGCTCTTCACCTCCTGCTTCGTGGCGAACGATTCGACGCTGTTCACGCTGGCGAAGGCGCTGCCCGGCTGTCACATCTTTTCCGACGCCGGCAACCACGCCTCGATGATACAGGGCATCCGCAACAGTGGCGTGCCGAAGCACATCTTCCGCCACAACGATCCGGCGCATCTGCgcgagctgctgcagcgcgTCGACCGGTCGCTGCCGAAGATTGTCGCGTTCGAGACGGTCCACTCGATGTCGGGCGCGGTCTGTCCGCTGGAGGAGCTGTGCGAGATCGCGCACGAGTACGGTGCGCTAACGTTCGTGGACGAGGTGCACGCGGTCGGGCTGTACGGTGAGCATGGGGCGGGAATCGGTGAGCGGGAGGGCCAGCTGCACAACATGGACATCATTTCCGGCACGCTCGGGAAGGCGTTCGGCAACGTCGGCGGGTACATTGCCGGGACGGCGCTGCTGATTGACATGATCCGGTCGTATGCGGCCGGGTTTATCTTTACCACCTCGCTGCCACCGACCGTGCTGTGCGGTGCGCTGAAGGCGGTCGACATTCTCGCGTCGGAGGAGGGCCGCGAGCTGCGCGCCCGCCACCAGTCGAACGTGCGCTATCTGCGCAAGCGGCTGCAGGAGGAGGGCTTCCCGGTGGAGCATACGCCGAGCCACATCATTCCGGTGAAGATCGGCAATCCGCAGCAGTGCACCGAGCTGTCGGACCGCATGATCCAGCGCTTCGGGCATTACGTGCAGGCGATCAACTATCCGACGGTGGCGCGCGGTGAGGAGAAGCTTCGGCTGGCTCCGACGCCTCACCATACGCGCGCCATGATGGACGAGCTGGTGCGCGACATGAAGGTGGTCTGGCAGGATCTCAAGATGCCGCTGGGCGGCAAACACTGCCCGGAGGAGTGTGCCTTCTGCCGGAAGCCGCTGCTGTTCGATCGCTTCGAGGCGCGCACGCAGGCTGGCGCGTCCAGCTGCGCCCAGGAGCTCCACTGCCAGATACCGAACTGCCCGCAGATCGCTGCCGTGGCcaattag